From Deinococcus planocerae, the proteins below share one genomic window:
- a CDS encoding MBL fold metallo-hydrolase encodes MYLQRFYDTDLAQASYLIGCQQTGECLVVDPVRDITPYLEEAQSQKLRVTHVTETHIHADYLSGSRELAKATGARLLLSDEGGEGWRYTYDDGHQTKLRDGDTFTVGNIRIQALHTPGHTPEHLSFLVTDMPRGDTPSMILTGDFVFVGDLGRPDLLDEAAGGQDTRFVGARQLFASLRDKFLTLPDFVQVWPGHGSGSACGKALGAVPTTTVGYERALSWWGKLVERGDEEAFTRELLSGQPDAPLYYGRMKTENRDGPALLGEVKPLAELKVDEVRRRLAAGARLIDTRKKEEHQAAAPAHSVNLPDGNTFETWAGWLLRPEREFILLAPAGRAETLRRRLWMVGIDHVVGYVIAAEGLDTAPARPIPVAELPQHADALILDVRQKTEHEEGAIPGSLQLHAGRLPWRLDDLPHDREIVVHCQGGARSAAAASLLRTEGFDVAELAGGYDAWAKAQQETRPA; translated from the coding sequence ATGTACCTCCAACGCTTCTACGACACGGATCTCGCCCAGGCCTCCTACCTGATCGGCTGCCAGCAGACCGGCGAATGCCTGGTGGTCGACCCCGTCCGGGACATCACGCCGTACCTGGAAGAGGCGCAGAGCCAGAAACTGCGGGTCACCCACGTCACCGAAACGCACATCCACGCCGACTATCTCTCCGGCAGCCGAGAACTGGCGAAGGCCACGGGCGCCCGGCTCCTGCTTTCCGACGAGGGCGGCGAGGGCTGGCGGTACACCTACGACGACGGCCACCAGACGAAACTGCGTGACGGCGACACCTTCACGGTCGGCAACATTCGCATCCAGGCCCTGCATACCCCCGGGCATACTCCCGAGCACCTGAGCTTCCTGGTGACCGACATGCCACGGGGTGATACCCCCAGCATGATCCTGACCGGTGACTTCGTGTTCGTCGGGGACCTGGGCCGCCCCGACCTGCTGGACGAGGCGGCGGGCGGTCAGGACACCCGTTTCGTCGGCGCGAGGCAACTGTTTGCCAGCCTGCGCGACAAGTTCCTGACCCTGCCCGACTTCGTGCAGGTGTGGCCTGGTCACGGTTCGGGCAGCGCGTGCGGCAAGGCGCTGGGGGCTGTGCCCACCACCACCGTCGGCTACGAGCGAGCCCTGAGCTGGTGGGGCAAGCTGGTCGAACGGGGTGACGAGGAAGCCTTCACACGGGAACTGCTCTCCGGGCAGCCCGACGCGCCCCTGTACTACGGGCGCATGAAGACCGAGAACCGTGACGGCCCCGCCCTGCTGGGCGAGGTGAAGCCCCTGGCAGAACTGAAGGTGGACGAGGTGCGCCGCCGTCTGGCCGCCGGTGCCCGCCTGATCGACACCCGCAAGAAGGAGGAGCACCAGGCCGCCGCGCCCGCGCACAGCGTGAACCTCCCTGACGGGAACACCTTTGAGACCTGGGCGGGCTGGCTGCTGAGGCCGGAACGCGAGTTCATCCTGCTGGCCCCCGCCGGGCGAGCCGAGACGCTGCGCCGCAGGCTGTGGATGGTGGGGATCGACCACGTGGTCGGGTACGTCATCGCCGCCGAGGGCCTGGACACGGCGCCTGCCCGGCCCATCCCCGTTGCGGAACTGCCGCAGCACGCAGACGCGCTGATTCTGGATGTGCGGCAGAAGACCGAGCACGAGGAAGGAGCCATCCCCGGCAGCCTGCAACTGCACGCCGGTCGCCTGCCCTGGCGCCTGGACGACCTGCCACATGACCGCGAGATCGTCGTGCATTGCCAGGGTGGCGCCCGCAGCGCCGCCGCCGCCAGCCTGCTGCGAACCGAAGGCTTCGACGTGGCCGAGCTTGCCGGGGGCTACGACGCCTGGGCAAAGGCGCAGCAGGAAACCCGACCCGCGTAA
- a CDS encoding metal-sensitive transcriptional regulator, whose protein sequence is MTAPVPVSDREAEKTKILNRLRRLEGQIRGLQRMVEEEKNCVEVMTLYASAKSAFESTGDVILETYVEVCRARGVEPAELVRLLRLAR, encoded by the coding sequence ATGACCGCACCCGTGCCCGTCAGCGACCGTGAAGCCGAGAAGACGAAGATCCTCAACCGCCTGCGCCGCCTGGAGGGCCAGATCCGGGGCCTTCAGCGGATGGTCGAGGAGGAGAAGAACTGCGTGGAGGTCATGACCCTCTATGCCAGCGCCAAGAGCGCGTTCGAGTCCACCGGGGACGTGATTCTGGAAACCTACGTCGAGGTGTGCCGCGCGCGCGGGGTCGAGCCCGCCGAACTGGTGAGGCTCCTCCGGCTGGCCCGCTGA
- a CDS encoding ABC transporter ATP-binding protein/permease, which produces MRRRAGAWLAARRRRLPNLLLEPADLHGALAVSGVLSVLGLLATAAAFVLTARVIAAGLLQGHSPGVGTLLTVAALLLARAGAGAVREHLGTRLAARLVGTWRTRLSEAALRLGPVALADTRGADLATLDLDLVARLTPYYARYLPGAVHAALAFAVVLGVTVWLDPATAGVLLVTGPLTVVFLALVGLATGAATERQWLAHTRLSARLLTLVRHLPPLHAFGAVAPYRDVLARSARQHREATLGVLRVAFLSGFVMDFAATLATALVAVWIGVRLFGGSAELAPTLTALMLVPEFFGPLRQLGTDRHAALDAEPVAARLQDLLTRPVAPSGEGTVPAGVPHLSLSLARADLPTPTAPVSVELPPGTLAALRGPSGSGKTTLLHALRKHVPHLGSIRVDGTPLDDLGATWQARVAFVPQHPRLIAGSARDNLRLAAPDAGDADLERACEAVGLGDVLRALPSGFDTPLGEGGALLSGGETARLALARALLSGADVILLDEVSAHLDPESEAELHAVIERAFAGRTVLLATHRAVPPGWREISLGAPASPAVAA; this is translated from the coding sequence GTGCGGCGCAGGGCCGGGGCCTGGCTGGCCGCGAGGCGGCGCCGCCTCCCGAACCTCCTGCTTGAACCCGCCGATCTGCACGGCGCGCTGGCCGTGTCCGGGGTGCTGAGCGTCCTGGGCCTGCTCGCCACCGCCGCCGCGTTCGTGCTGACGGCCCGCGTGATCGCCGCCGGGCTGTTGCAGGGGCACTCGCCCGGGGTGGGCACCCTCCTGACCGTCGCGGCGCTGCTGCTGGCGCGCGCCGGGGCAGGCGCGGTCCGAGAACACCTGGGGACCCGGCTCGCGGCCCGCCTGGTCGGGACCTGGCGCACGCGGCTGAGCGAGGCCGCCCTGAGGCTCGGCCCGGTCGCGCTCGCGGACACGCGGGGCGCGGACCTCGCCACGCTCGACCTGGACCTCGTCGCGCGGTTGACGCCCTACTACGCGCGGTACCTGCCGGGCGCCGTGCACGCGGCCCTCGCCTTCGCGGTGGTCCTGGGCGTCACCGTGTGGCTCGATCCCGCCACGGCGGGCGTGCTGCTCGTCACCGGGCCGCTTACGGTGGTGTTCCTGGCGCTGGTGGGGCTCGCCACGGGCGCTGCCACCGAGCGGCAGTGGCTCGCTCACACCCGCCTCTCCGCGCGGCTGCTGACCCTGGTCCGTCACCTGCCCCCCCTGCACGCCTTCGGCGCGGTCGCGCCCTACCGCGACGTCCTGGCCCGCTCGGCCCGCCAGCACCGTGAGGCCACCCTGGGCGTGCTGCGAGTCGCGTTCCTGAGCGGTTTCGTGATGGACTTCGCCGCGACCCTCGCCACCGCCCTGGTGGCCGTGTGGATCGGCGTGCGGCTGTTCGGCGGAAGTGCCGAGCTCGCCCCCACCCTCACGGCCCTGATGCTCGTCCCGGAGTTCTTCGGCCCGCTGCGGCAACTCGGCACGGACCGGCACGCGGCGCTGGATGCCGAGCCCGTCGCCGCCCGGTTGCAGGACCTGCTCACCCGGCCGGTGGCGCCCTCCGGGGAAGGGACGGTCCCGGCTGGCGTCCCCCACCTGAGCCTGAGCCTCGCGCGGGCGGACCTGCCCACGCCGACCGCGCCGGTGAGCGTGGAACTCCCGCCGGGCACCCTCGCCGCGCTGCGCGGTCCCAGCGGCAGCGGCAAGACCACGCTGCTGCACGCCCTGCGCAAGCACGTCCCGCACCTGGGGAGCATCCGGGTGGACGGCACGCCGCTCGACGACCTCGGCGCCACCTGGCAGGCCCGGGTGGCGTTCGTTCCCCAGCACCCGCGCCTGATCGCGGGCAGCGCGCGGGACAACCTGCGCCTCGCCGCCCCCGACGCCGGTGACGCCGACCTGGAGCGCGCCTGCGAGGCGGTGGGCCTGGGCGACGTGCTGCGCGCGCTGCCCTCCGGGTTCGACACGCCGCTCGGCGAGGGCGGCGCGCTGCTCTCGGGCGGCGAGACCGCGCGCCTCGCCCTGGCCCGCGCCCTGCTCTCCGGCGCCGACGTGATCCTGCTCGACGAGGTGAGCGCGCACCTCGATCCGGAGAGCGAGGCGGAACTGCACGCGGTGATCGAACGCGCCTTTGCCGGGCGGACGGTGCTGCTCGCCACCCACCGCGCAGTCCCGCCCGGCTGGCGGGAGATTTCCCTGGGCGCGCCCGCGTCCCCGGCGGTGGCCGCGTGA
- a CDS encoding amino acid ABC transporter ATP-binding/permease protein: MRGALALGVLTALAGVGLAASSGLLISRAALRPEVFLSLLLLVTTVRALGLGRAALRYAERLAGHAAALAGGERVRLRLFDTLARFGRDLLAYERGGDLLARSGADVDARQFFTLRVSLPLGAFLGVLVALGGWLAWLDLGLALLALLPLLGAALVVLHGRDRAALLTREDACLTREHAARLLDALSASGDGGGSHHGPELARLTARLERVALDAGRLAWRVTLAREMGFAVAVSGVLWRGAALVQAGYLNGALLAAVVLGVAAAFDAAGPLAAVPLAHAADVAARERTAALEALTPGVVGPPMPRAVPPGPLSFEVRGVTVRRHGRTVLDDVLLRLRAGESLGVSGPSGGGKTTLIRLLTRDLDPDAGRVTLNGADLRDLDLAALRARISLHEQDAPLLDGTLRENLRLGDHHATDHRLRGLLDDLGLTHLDLDTWVGEGGTRLSGGERARVSLARALLGPGDLLLLDEPTAHLDAATEARVLRVIGRERAGRALLIVTHRAAPLALTGRHLTLRGGHLHGAASVPERTAV, translated from the coding sequence GTGAGGGGCGCGCTGGCGCTCGGGGTCCTGACCGCCCTGGCCGGGGTCGGGCTGGCGGCCAGTTCGGGCCTGCTGATCTCCCGGGCCGCCCTGCGCCCCGAGGTGTTCCTGAGCCTGCTCCTGCTCGTGACCACCGTGCGCGCCCTGGGGCTGGGCCGCGCCGCCCTGCGCTACGCCGAGCGCCTCGCCGGGCACGCGGCGGCCCTGGCGGGCGGGGAGCGGGTGCGGCTGCGGCTGTTCGACACGCTGGCCCGCTTCGGGCGTGATCTGCTGGCCTACGAGCGCGGCGGCGACCTGCTCGCCCGCTCGGGTGCCGATGTCGACGCCCGGCAGTTCTTCACCCTGCGGGTCAGCCTGCCGCTGGGGGCCTTTCTGGGCGTGCTGGTCGCCCTGGGCGGCTGGCTTGCGTGGCTGGACCTGGGTCTGGCGCTGCTCGCGCTGCTCCCCCTGCTGGGGGCGGCCCTGGTGGTGCTGCATGGGCGGGACCGCGCCGCGCTGCTTACCCGGGAGGACGCCTGCCTGACGCGCGAGCACGCGGCCCGGCTGCTCGACGCCCTCTCGGCCAGCGGGGATGGCGGCGGGAGCCACCACGGCCCCGAACTCGCGCGCCTCACGGCCCGGCTCGAACGCGTCGCGCTGGACGCCGGGCGCCTGGCGTGGCGGGTCACCCTGGCCCGCGAGATGGGCTTCGCGGTCGCGGTGAGCGGCGTCCTGTGGCGGGGCGCGGCGCTCGTGCAGGCGGGCTACCTGAACGGCGCGCTGCTGGCGGCGGTGGTGCTGGGGGTCGCCGCCGCCTTCGACGCCGCGGGCCCCCTGGCCGCCGTGCCGCTGGCCCACGCCGCCGACGTGGCCGCCAGGGAGCGCACGGCCGCGCTGGAGGCGCTCACGCCGGGCGTAGTCGGTCCGCCCATGCCGAGGGCCGTCCCGCCCGGACCGCTCTCGTTCGAGGTCCGGGGCGTCACCGTCCGGCGCCACGGGCGGACCGTGCTGGATGACGTGTTGCTGCGCCTGCGTGCCGGGGAAAGCCTGGGCGTCTCGGGGCCCAGCGGCGGCGGCAAGACCACCCTGATCCGGCTCCTGACCCGGGACCTCGACCCGGACGCGGGGCGGGTCACCCTGAACGGGGCGGACCTGCGCGACCTCGACCTCGCCGCGTTGCGCGCCCGGATCAGCCTGCACGAGCAGGACGCGCCGCTGCTCGACGGCACCCTGCGCGAGAACCTGCGGCTGGGCGACCACCACGCCACGGACCACCGGCTGCGCGGCCTGCTGGACGACCTCGGGCTCACTCACCTGGATTTGGACACCTGGGTGGGCGAGGGGGGCACCCGGCTCTCGGGCGGCGAGCGGGCCCGGGTGAGCCTCGCCCGCGCGCTGCTGGGGCCGGGCGACCTGCTGCTGCTCGATGAGCCCACCGCCCACCTCGACGCCGCCACCGAGGCGCGCGTGCTGCGGGTCATCGGGCGCGAGCGCGCCGGACGGGCCCTGTTGATCGTCACCCACCGGGCCGCGCCCCTCGCCCTGACCGGGCGTCACCTCACGCTACGCGGCGGACACCTGCACGGCGCGGCGTCCGTTCCCGAAAGGACCGCCGTATGA
- a CDS encoding cytochrome ubiquinol oxidase subunit I, with protein MNELFGFSTLDLSRFQFATTSIFHYFFVPFTVGFALIIAVLQTLAYRSHDPKLENLTRFFGHLFFINFAVGVVTGIVQEFQFGMNWQGFSNFVGNIFGVPLALEVLMAFFLESTFLGLWWFGKDRLPAWASLASIWIVALGTTVSAFWIILANAWMQHPVGYALRNGRAVMTDAWAIVTNPKALEWFAHLWSGGLTVAAFFVLAVSAYHLRRKHNVPAFRVSFKVALLTALIGSLGVVAAGHVQGQSAVRDQPMKYAAFSALWDTPTGSQMPESLVALPSNGARANRFEVTVPYVGSFLAFNNFSGKAKGLNDLQREYAARYGPGNYLPWVWPVYWAFRVMVGLGGLMLLVSAYYTWRWRRGRLDDPGRLYPLLLVMPLAPHLANFSGWVATEMGRQPWIVQGLLRTADAVSGLTPQTVLVSLAAFWVVYLTLIGLDVFLLTRTARAGMHGPEVETPSVPAPHYLPEGAAP; from the coding sequence ATGAACGAGCTTTTCGGCTTTTCCACGCTGGACCTCTCGCGCTTTCAGTTCGCGACGACCAGCATCTTCCACTACTTCTTCGTGCCCTTCACGGTGGGCTTCGCGCTAATCATCGCCGTCCTCCAGACGCTGGCCTACCGCAGCCACGACCCCAAACTGGAAAACCTCACCCGCTTTTTCGGACACCTGTTCTTCATCAACTTCGCGGTGGGCGTGGTGACGGGCATCGTGCAGGAGTTCCAGTTCGGAATGAACTGGCAGGGCTTTTCCAACTTCGTGGGCAACATCTTCGGCGTGCCGCTCGCGCTGGAGGTGCTGATGGCCTTTTTCCTGGAGAGCACCTTCCTGGGCCTGTGGTGGTTCGGCAAGGACCGGCTGCCCGCCTGGGCGTCCCTCGCCAGCATCTGGATCGTCGCGCTGGGCACCACCGTCAGCGCCTTCTGGATCATCCTCGCCAACGCCTGGATGCAGCACCCGGTCGGGTACGCCCTGAGGAACGGCCGGGCGGTCATGACCGACGCCTGGGCCATCGTGACCAACCCCAAGGCGCTGGAGTGGTTCGCCCACCTCTGGTCGGGCGGCCTCACCGTCGCCGCGTTCTTCGTGCTGGCCGTCAGCGCCTACCACCTGCGCCGGAAGCACAACGTGCCCGCCTTCCGGGTGAGTTTCAAAGTCGCGCTGCTCACGGCGCTGATCGGCTCGCTGGGCGTGGTCGCCGCCGGGCACGTCCAGGGCCAGAGCGCGGTGCGCGACCAGCCCATGAAGTACGCGGCCTTCAGCGCCCTGTGGGACACGCCGACCGGCTCCCAGATGCCCGAGAGCCTCGTGGCGCTCCCCAGCAACGGCGCGCGCGCCAACCGCTTCGAGGTCACGGTCCCGTACGTGGGCTCGTTCCTGGCCTTCAACAATTTCTCCGGCAAGGCGAAGGGGCTCAACGACCTGCAACGGGAGTACGCGGCGAGGTACGGTCCGGGCAACTACCTCCCCTGGGTGTGGCCGGTGTACTGGGCCTTCCGCGTGATGGTGGGGCTGGGCGGCCTGATGCTGCTCGTCAGCGCCTACTACACCTGGCGCTGGCGGCGGGGTAGGCTCGACGACCCGGGCCGACTCTACCCGCTGCTGCTGGTGATGCCGCTCGCGCCGCACCTGGCGAACTTCAGCGGCTGGGTCGCCACCGAGATGGGCCGCCAGCCCTGGATCGTGCAGGGCCTGCTGCGGACGGCGGACGCGGTGAGCGGGCTCACCCCGCAGACGGTGCTCGTCTCGCTCGCGGCCTTCTGGGTCGTGTACCTGACCCTGATCGGCCTGGACGTCTTCCTGCTCACCCGGACGGCCCGCGCCGGCATGCACGGGCCCGAGGTGGAGACGCCCTCGGTGCCCGCCCCGCACTACCTGCCCGAAGGAGCCGCGCCGTGA
- the cydB gene encoding cytochrome d ubiquinol oxidase subunit II, with protein sequence MTVDLPTVWFGLTALTFTIYFFLDGFDFGVGILQPFLARSEAQRRALIGTVGPFWAANEVWVILAASVIFAAFPLWYGALLTALYPLFALILLALIGRGVAFEYRSEVDHVRWRLFWDATSFVTNLLPAFLWGVIMSNMVRGLPLGVGGRFEGHVLGAFDLFTVLGGLATLSLFVLHGATYLLLRLHRDGTLYLRARRAALLWGAAATVLVLAFVYVGFVRSGVFNSLGLSQWLFPAAAALNLGLVWLALTLRRDGLAFASTGLTVVFSTATIFLSLYPNVLPSTLGETYTLTVRNSASEPTTLRLLSWVSLIFLPLIIGYQAWNYYVFRQRVQERDQAIPGGGSGD encoded by the coding sequence GTGACCGTCGACCTGCCCACCGTCTGGTTCGGGCTGACCGCCCTGACCTTCACGATCTATTTCTTCCTGGACGGCTTCGACTTCGGGGTCGGCATCCTGCAACCCTTCCTCGCGCGCAGCGAGGCGCAGCGCCGCGCATTGATCGGCACGGTCGGTCCCTTCTGGGCGGCGAACGAGGTGTGGGTGATCCTGGCCGCCAGCGTGATCTTCGCGGCGTTCCCGCTGTGGTACGGGGCGCTGCTGACGGCCCTGTACCCGCTGTTCGCCCTGATCCTGCTGGCCCTGATCGGGCGGGGCGTGGCCTTCGAGTACCGCTCGGAGGTCGATCACGTCCGCTGGCGGCTCTTCTGGGACGCCACGTCCTTTGTCACCAACCTGCTGCCCGCCTTCTTATGGGGCGTGATCATGTCCAACATGGTGCGCGGGCTGCCGCTGGGGGTCGGCGGCCGCTTCGAGGGCCACGTGCTGGGCGCGTTCGACCTCTTCACGGTTCTGGGCGGCCTGGCCACCCTGAGCCTGTTCGTGCTGCACGGCGCGACGTACCTGCTGCTGCGGCTGCACCGGGACGGCACGCTGTACCTGCGGGCCCGGCGCGCGGCCCTGCTGTGGGGGGCGGCCGCGACCGTGCTGGTCCTCGCTTTCGTGTACGTGGGCTTCGTGCGCTCCGGGGTGTTCAATTCGCTGGGGTTGTCCCAGTGGCTCTTCCCGGCGGCGGCCGCCCTCAACCTCGGCCTGGTGTGGCTGGCCCTGACCCTCAGGCGCGACGGGCTCGCCTTCGCGTCCACCGGGCTGACGGTCGTGTTCTCGACGGCGACCATCTTCCTGAGCCTGTACCCGAACGTGCTGCCGAGCACCCTGGGCGAGACGTACACCCTGACCGTGCGGAACAGCGCGAGTGAGCCCACCACGCTGCGCCTGCTCTCCTGGGTGAGCCTGATCTTTCTCCCCCTGATCATCGGCTACCAGGCCTGGAACTACTACGTGTTCCGGCAGCGCGTGCAGGAGCGCGATCAGGCCATTCCCGGCGGCGGTTCGGGGGACTGA
- a CDS encoding ABC transporter ATP-binding protein, with product MALLSASGLRRSVDGRALWQDLSLDVDAGESVAVVGPSGSGKSLLLRALAGLDALEGGEITLEGRAQAGWPMPRYRSHVTYLPQRPALDGGTVLDHLRRPFTLAAHRHRTFHPGEAEALLGAFGRDGAFLRLDAATLSGGEGQLVALTRALLLGPTVLLLDEATASLDPDTTRRAEGVLLGWLRGAARRALVWVSHDPAQRARVASREVPLQPQPVTA from the coding sequence ATGGCCCTGCTGTCGGCGTCGGGCCTGCGGCGCAGCGTGGATGGCCGCGCGCTCTGGCAGGACCTGAGCCTGGACGTGGACGCCGGGGAGAGCGTGGCCGTCGTCGGACCGTCGGGCTCGGGAAAGAGCCTGCTGCTGCGCGCCCTCGCCGGGCTGGACGCGCTGGAGGGCGGCGAGATCACGCTGGAGGGCCGGGCGCAGGCCGGGTGGCCGATGCCCCGGTACCGCTCACACGTCACCTACCTGCCCCAGCGGCCCGCCCTGGACGGCGGCACCGTCCTCGATCACCTGCGGCGGCCCTTCACCCTGGCGGCACACCGCCACCGCACGTTCCATCCCGGTGAGGCGGAGGCGCTGCTCGGGGCCTTCGGGCGAGACGGGGCCTTCCTGCGGCTGGACGCGGCCACCCTCTCGGGGGGCGAGGGGCAGCTCGTGGCCCTCACGCGCGCGCTGCTGCTCGGTCCCACCGTGCTGCTGCTCGACGAGGCGACCGCGTCCCTCGACCCGGACACCACGCGCCGCGCGGAGGGCGTGCTGCTGGGCTGGCTGCGCGGGGCCGCGCGGCGCGCGCTGGTGTGGGTCAGCCACGACCCCGCGCAACGGGCCCGAGTCGCGTCGCGCGAAGTTCCCCTCCAGCCCCAGCCGGTGACGGCATGA
- a CDS encoding ABC transporter permease, producing the protein MSVPISAGQLALAAALLLVNVVLSVRLRLGLERDVLVAGARMVAQLLAVGLILGWVFALRSPLPVVGIGLVMTVLAGQAAVGRSRERYARVYLDAFLAVFGSSFLLTGLALSGVLRVHPWFEPQYAIPILGMVLGNTLTGVALSLDRFTGDLRARRPQIEGLLALGATRWKAAHAEVAAAVRTGMIPVLSSMAVMGIVSLPGMMTGQILAGAPPGTAVRYQIVIMFILAASSALGSLAVVLLAYRSLFDARDRLRVERLHARGRR; encoded by the coding sequence ATGAGCGTGCCGATCAGCGCCGGGCAACTCGCCCTGGCGGCCGCGCTGCTGCTGGTGAACGTCGTGCTGTCGGTGCGGCTGCGCCTGGGGCTGGAGCGGGACGTCCTGGTGGCGGGCGCGCGGATGGTCGCGCAGCTCCTCGCGGTGGGGCTGATCCTGGGGTGGGTCTTCGCCCTGCGCTCCCCGCTGCCCGTCGTGGGGATCGGGCTGGTGATGACCGTCCTGGCCGGGCAGGCGGCGGTGGGCCGCAGCCGCGAGCGGTACGCCCGGGTGTACCTGGACGCCTTCCTCGCGGTGTTCGGCAGCTCGTTCCTGCTGACGGGGCTGGCCCTTTCCGGCGTCCTGCGGGTCCACCCCTGGTTCGAGCCGCAGTACGCGATCCCCATCCTGGGGATGGTCCTGGGCAACACCCTGACCGGGGTGGCCCTGTCGCTGGACCGCTTCACCGGGGACCTGCGCGCCCGCCGCCCGCAGATCGAGGGGCTGCTGGCGCTGGGCGCGACCCGCTGGAAGGCCGCCCACGCGGAGGTCGCCGCCGCTGTGCGGACCGGCATGATCCCGGTGCTCAGCAGCATGGCCGTCATGGGCATCGTGAGCCTGCCCGGCATGATGACCGGGCAGATCCTGGCGGGCGCCCCGCCGGGCACGGCCGTGCGCTACCAGATCGTGATCATGTTCATCCTCGCGGCGAGTTCGGCGCTGGGGAGCCTGGCCGTGGTGCTGCTCGCGTACCGCTCGCTCTTCGACGCGCGGGACCGGTTGAGGGTCGAGCGGCTGCACGCCCGGGGGCGGCGGTGA
- the arsB gene encoding arsenical efflux pump membrane protein ArsB: protein MSALLVFLVTVALVVWQPRGLKPAWAALGGAAAALLLGVVRPADVGVVWHATWNATLTLVGLIVMSLLLDGAGFFRWAALHLARWGRGRGLALFVLLIVFTALVSALFANDGAVLILTPVALELAEVLTLDRAATLAFALAVGFVVDATSLPLPVSNLVNIVVADAFHQDFARYARVMVPVDAAALLACLAVLIAVYRRALPTGYDPAALPPPGSAVRSRGLFLAGWTVLPLLLAGYFLADPLGVPLGVVTTLGATALWLVAARSRQVSSRAVLGHAPWDVVAFALGMYLVVYGQRSAGFTAGYGELVAGAAGHGTLPGVLMAGGSVAALSAVMNNLPAVLFALLGVQGAALTPQVREGLAYALIVGADIGPKLTPIGSLATLLWLYLLGRRGVRVSWGDYFRAGIVLTPPVLLAALLALAILVR from the coding sequence GTGAGCGCCCTGCTGGTGTTCCTCGTGACGGTCGCCCTGGTGGTGTGGCAACCCCGCGGCCTGAAACCCGCCTGGGCGGCGCTGGGGGGTGCCGCCGCCGCGCTGCTGCTGGGGGTGGTCCGCCCCGCGGACGTGGGGGTGGTGTGGCACGCCACCTGGAACGCCACGCTCACCCTGGTCGGCCTGATCGTGATGAGCCTGCTGCTCGACGGGGCGGGCTTCTTCCGCTGGGCGGCGCTGCACCTCGCCCGCTGGGGACGCGGGCGCGGCCTGGCCCTCTTCGTGCTGCTGATCGTGTTCACTGCGCTGGTGTCGGCCCTGTTCGCCAACGACGGCGCCGTGCTGATCCTCACGCCGGTCGCGCTGGAACTCGCCGAGGTGCTCACCCTGGACCGGGCGGCCACCCTCGCCTTTGCGCTCGCGGTGGGCTTCGTGGTGGACGCCACCAGCCTGCCCCTGCCGGTCTCTAACCTCGTGAACATCGTCGTGGCCGACGCCTTCCACCAGGACTTCGCGCGGTACGCGCGGGTGATGGTCCCGGTGGACGCGGCGGCGCTGCTCGCGTGCCTCGCCGTCCTGATCGCCGTGTACCGCCGCGCCCTGCCCACGGGCTACGACCCGGCGGCCCTGCCCCCGCCAGGAAGCGCGGTGCGGTCGCGCGGTCTGTTCCTCGCCGGGTGGACTGTGCTGCCCCTCCTGCTCGCCGGGTACTTCCTGGCGGACCCGCTGGGGGTGCCGCTCGGCGTGGTGACCACCCTGGGGGCCACCGCACTGTGGCTCGTCGCGGCACGCTCGCGCCAGGTGTCGAGCCGCGCGGTGCTGGGGCACGCTCCCTGGGACGTGGTGGCGTTCGCGCTGGGGATGTACCTCGTGGTGTACGGGCAGCGCAGCGCCGGGTTCACGGCCGGGTACGGGGAACTGGTGGCGGGCGCGGCGGGGCATGGGACCTTGCCGGGTGTGCTGATGGCCGGGGGCAGCGTGGCGGCGCTGAGCGCGGTCATGAACAACCTCCCGGCGGTGCTGTTCGCGCTGCTCGGGGTGCAGGGGGCCGCCCTGACGCCGCAGGTGCGGGAGGGCCTCGCCTACGCGCTGATCGTGGGCGCGGACATCGGGCCCAAGCTCACGCCCATCGGGAGCCTTGCCACGCTGCTGTGGCTGTACCTGCTGGGACGGCGCGGGGTGAGGGTGAGTTGGGGGGACTATTTCAGGGCGGGGATCGTCCTGACTCCACCCGTCCTGCTCGCGGCGCTGCTGGCACTCGCAATCCTGGTGCGGTGA